A genomic window from Gossypium hirsutum isolate 1008001.06 chromosome D12, Gossypium_hirsutum_v2.1, whole genome shotgun sequence includes:
- the LOC107945331 gene encoding putative uncharacterized protein DDB_G0286901 — MFRISSHRNQRSKGLKVKHALQICLLVAICIWLLYQVRHSSEKKAEYQKSANEVIKLGRKDLPQAKETIIKDVQDKEEEEEESKLGEDDNKLDETDNEERGNGDDDAMHEHDIAMPRKETERGEVSIYGEKENEESRNHESEEKENGDLESGEEVLEESKEDSENKASEVNAELEEKENTEESQEKENKHIGEESNATESGEKESQKSGDEVENSDDRVNDGVDRNNEEAREEHYKGGDASSEVIHDTQHVAMENETSDLKNSNELEEPENNDKNEFEQEKGSNSSEAANVHHNESNEQENGTTENYPESGYESTEASMRDTKSNEHQDGADATSNTTQNENDQQSDSGGNGEQSDSNAIATLTENMDGASEGSTASTGNSKSVESNEQTENFNAWRGSDKNSASSFTSQNDRVQREESYDNSGVEGTRGKLLSLNTIDNSNAGQNEEVHASDSSIAEGGKTSSNTNDNAGPGQKENESGGYTNNDANVNEKDISTDNQSSTNANANANEEVTEKDSNNSNLDENAAQSNTNNNENASHNENNTAQSYKDNKNAGQNQNNDSQSNNNDKAHQNENNGAVQSNINNNENTGSVTDNENAVRNENNAFQNLNNNNNENDAAQSITDNKNASQNENDASQNLKNNNNNESADRNKKNAAESITDNENAGQNENNASQNLNNDGNENARQNENNDPVQINTNNNENAGQNENNAAEGVIDNDNGDQNGNNGSQKSKNASRNEDNNAFQSDTNNENADKNENNAAQSINDKENAGLDENNASENLNNNHNNEKASQNENNIVVQDNMNNQDSTSQNDTNMAQTYNNENAGQNENNKVAQSYSNNNGNSGKNKNNNASQIYNENNGTAKFRTLPGTRNDGNNGDNGENVAAE; from the coding sequence ATGTTCAGGATTTCATCTCATAGGAATCAAAGATCCAAAGGTTTGAAGGTAAAGCATGCTTTACAAATATGTCTTCTGGTTGCTATTTGCATATGGTTGCTTTACCAAGTTAGGCACTCTAGTGAGAAGAAAGCGGAGTATCAGAAATCCGCGAATGAAGTCATTAAGTTGGGGAGAAAGGACCTTCCTCAAGCAAAGGAAACGATTATTAAGGATGTGCAGGACaaggaggaagaagaggaagaaagcaAGCTTGGAGAAGATGATAACAAGCTTGATGAAACGGACAATGAAGAAAGAGGGAATGGGGATGATGATGCAATGCATGAGCATGACATTGCTATGCCAAGAAAGGAAACCGAGCGTGGAGAAGTTTCTATATATGGAGAGAAGGAAAATGAAGAAAGTCGGAACCATGAGAGTGAAGAGAAGGAAAATGGAGACCTGGAGAGTGGAGAGGAAGTGTTAGAAGAGAGTAAAGAGGACAGTGAAAACAAGGCGAGTGAAGTCAATGCGGAGCTCGAGGAGAAAGAAAACACCGAGGAGAGTCAAGAGAAGGAAAATAAGCATATTGGGGAAGAGAGTAATGCAACAGAAAGTGGCGAGAAAGAGAGTCAGAAAAGCGGAGATGAGGTAGAGAATTCTGATGATCGGGTCAATGATGGAGTAGACAGGAATAATGAAGAAGCAAGAGAAGAACATTACAAAGGGGGTGATGCTTCAAGTGAAGTAATCCATGATACCCAACATGTCGCGATGGAGAATGAGACAAGTGATTTGAAAAATTCCAATGAGTTGGAGGAACCGGAAAACAATGATAAAAATGAATTTGAGCAGGAGAAAGGATCGAATAGCAGTGAAGCAGCCAATGTCCATCATAACGAGTCAAATGAGCAGGAAAATGGGACAACTGAAAACTATCCTGAGAGTGGTTATGAGAGCACTGAGGCTTCCATGAGAGATACAAAATCAAATGAGCACCAGGATGGGGCAGATGCGACATCCAACACAACTCAGAATGAAAATGATCAACAATCGGACTCAGGTGGCAATGGCGAGCAGTCAGATTCAAATGCAATTGCTACTTTGACTGAAAACATGGATGGAGCTAGCGAAGGTTCTACAGCCTCTACCGGTAACTCTAAAtctgttgaatcaaatgaacagacTGAGAACTTCAATGCATGGAGAGGATCAGATAAGAATTCTGCCTcttcatttacaagccaaaatgACAGAGTTCAGAGGGAAGAATCCTACGATAATTCTGGAGTAGAGGGTACGCGAGGAAAACTTCTTTCCTTGAACACAATTGATAATTCGAATGCTGGTCAGAATGAAGAAGTTCATGCTTCTGATTCTTCAATTGCCGAAGGAGGGAAAACTTCCTCAAACACTAATGATAATGCCGGTCCAGGTCAGAAGGAGAATGAGAGTGGCGGCTATACCAACAATGATGCAAATGTAAATGAGAAAGACATCAGCACTGACAATCAGAGCAGCACTaatgcaaatgcaaatgcaaatgaAGAGGTTACTGAAAAGGACAGTAATAATTCAAATCTAGATGAAAATGCTGCTCAGAGCAACACCAACAACAACGAGAATGCAAGTCACAATGAGAATAATACTGCTCAGAGCTACAAGGACAACAAAAACGCAGGTCAGAATCAGAATAATGATTCCCAGAGCAACAACAATGACAAAGCCCATCAGAATGAGAACAATGGTGCTGTTCAGAGCAACATCAACAACAATGAGAATACAGGCAGCGTTACCGACAACGAAAATGCAGTTCGGAATGAGAATAACGCTTTCCAGAACTTGAACAACAATAACAATGAGAACGATGCTGCTCAGAGCATTACTGACAACAAAAATGCAAGTCAGAATGAGAATGATGCTTCTCAGAACTTaaagaacaacaacaacaatgaGAGTGCAGACCGAAATAAGAAAAATGCTGCTGAGAGCATTACCGACAACGAAAATGCAGGTCAGAATGAGAATAATGCTTCCCAGAACTTAAACAACGACGGAAATGAGAATGCAAGACAGAATGAGAACAATGATCCTGTTCAGATCAACACCAACAACAATGAGAATGCAGGCCAAAATGAGAACAATGCTGCTGAGGGTGTTATTGACAATGACAATGGAGATCAAAATGGGAATAATGGTTCCCAGAAGAGCAAAAATGCAAGTCGGAATGAGGACAACAATGCTTTTCAGAGTGACACCAACAATGAGAATGCAGATAAGAATGAGAACAATGCTGCTCAGAGCATTAACGACAAAGAAAATGCAGGCCTGGATGAGAATAATGCTTCCGAGAACTTAAACAACAACCACAACAATGAGAAAGCAAGTCAGAATGAGAACAACATTGTTGTTCAGGACAACATGAACAACCAGGATTCCACAAGTCAGAATGATACTAATATGGCTCAGACCTACAATAATGAAAATGCAGGTCAGAATGAAAACAACAAAGTTGCTCAGAGCTACAGCAACAACAATGGGAATTCGGGCAAGAATAAGAACAATAATGCTTCACAGATATACAACGAAAACAATGGAACTGCAAAGTTTAGGACTTTGCCAGGTACCAGAAATGATGGGAATAATGGTGATAATGGCGAGAATGTAGCTGCTGAGTGA